Genomic window (Acidimicrobiia bacterium):
GCCATCGGCGAACCCTTAGTTGCCGGGAGGCGCGACGTTGTCGGGGATCGCCTCGGCGTTGGATGTCATCTTGGCGATGAGGATCAGGCCGGCGGCGACCGCAATGGCGACCAGCACACCCGTTAGGACGGCTGCTTCGGTGGACATGGCGCCTCGTTCGTCACGGACCTGGACCCCGATCCGGGTGAGGCCCACCTCGATTAGGAGACGGGCATAGTCGATGTACGTGGACATGGGTGCTCCCTTCGCTCGTGAGTTGTCCGGGTTGTGGTTGGTGGTTTCCTTTCAGTGGTTTCATGGGATTGCCCCGGGGGTGGAGATGGCCTGCACGACGCCGAATCCGATGAAGAGAATCATGCCGACGACCAGCGTGACGACCGGCAGCAACATCTTCTCGGTGGCAGCTTCGGCTTGGGCCTCGATGGCGGCGGTCTGGCTGGCACGCATGGAGTCCGCCTTGGCGGCGAGAGACGCCCGGATGCGGGCACCCTGATCGCCTGCCAGGTGAGCCGCTGCTGCCAGTTCGCGCAGTTCGTCGACACCCAACTCCTGTCCGAGTTGGTCGAAGACCTCCCACGGTGTTCGACTGGTGAGGCGGGCCCTGTGGAGCGCGGCGCGGATCTCGGCGAAGGCCCACCCATCTCCAAGGTCGGCTGAGGTCTGTAGAGCCGTTTCGAGCCCTCCGCCACCGGCCAGGATGATGGTGACGAGATCCAGGTAGGCGGACAGGGAGTGGCGGAAGTCGCGGCGGCGGCGTTCGATCCGCTCGGACAGCCCGAGATCCGGGTACATGAATCCGGCCAGCGACAGTCCCACTGCCAGGGCCACGATGACGCCGGGGGAAACCGACACTCCGGCCGCTGCGACCGCTAGGCCGAAGATGACCGGGATTAGGAGTCCGGCCATCCCACCGAGCAGCTTTTCGAAGGCATGGGCTTCGATCGGTTTGCCGAGCGCCCGGAGGCGACGCCGGAGCTCGCCGAGATCCGCGAGTCCTGTGGACTCGACGACCCGGATCACCCACTGGCCGATCCGGTCGGCCACGCCGGAAGTCGACGACGCCGGGGCAAGCTCGGCCAAGGAGCGACGCGGCCGTTCGAGGTCCGCGAGGGCTCTGCTGAGAGGTATCGGCCGAGGGAACAGCGCCCGGAACCCGAGGACGACACCAAGCCCGACGCCTGCACCGGCGACCATGACTGCCAGCAGTGTCATCGCTCCGCTCCTTTGAGTTCGGGTGCGTGGCGGAGTCTGAATCGTTCGGGCGTCTCGAGCCGGCTGTAGTGATGCAGCATCACCCCTGCACCGAAGAACACGGCCAACACCACGAGGAGCCAACCCTGCCCGGCCGCGGTGTCATACGGCTCAAGGAGGTGCCCGGCGAACACGTACAGAAAGACGACGGTGGCGACAGTGGTGGCGACCGCGATCCGGGCAGACGTGCGGATCCGTGCCCGGCCAATCTCGATACGGCTACGCATGCGAACATCGCCGCGGATTGCCTCCGCCAGGCGGGCAAGCAGGGGGCCGAGGTCCCTGGCCTCCAACCGTGCAGCCGCAGCGAGAGAGGCCACGACAAGGTCAGCGG
Coding sequences:
- a CDS encoding type II secretion system F family protein, producing MTLLAVMVAGAGVGLGVVLGFRALFPRPIPLSRALADLERPRRSLAELAPASSTSGVADRIGQWVIRVVESTGLADLGELRRRLRALGKPIEAHAFEKLLGGMAGLLIPVIFGLAVAAAGVSVSPGVIVALAVGLSLAGFMYPDLGLSERIERRRRDFRHSLSAYLDLVTIILAGGGGLETALQTSADLGDGWAFAEIRAALHRARLTSRTPWEVFDQLGQELGVDELRELAAAAHLAGDQGARIRASLAAKADSMRASQTAAIEAQAEAATEKMLLPVVTLVVGMILFIGFGVVQAISTPGAIP